The genomic stretch ttcccttatattttttttaaaacttgaaaGCTCCACAAATGACGTGAAAGCAAATCTTTTTTACTGTAATATAAATTGAGGAATGCTAGacttacaaactgatgtggcacaacatgattggatataagatatAGAAATGCTATAAAgcaataaaatgatcatttttgaCCCATAAAGTGTTAGGTGGCAAGAGATCATAGGCCACATCTATAATTGTTGTGGCCCTATCCATTGATAAACCTATGACCTCTTAACAcctaggacttttatgggccaaaaatggttattttattgcactatagcatatctctataagataagttcaaattttgaaaaacttaatcatattgtgtcacatcagtttataaaaatttttctattaaatttgtttgtaagtctAGCACTTCTCATATAAATTTACTTAAAAGTTGTGCACCTACTTTTTacttgtgtattttttttcacCCATTGTGGGAATTggttacttttatttttatttttatttaataatgggATAAAGGTAACAACAGATCAAACAActataaaaggaaaatgctaggcttacaaatacattttacaaaaaaacttttataaattatGGGGCACAATATAATTGGgattattaaaatttgaatttatttcatatctAATCATATtgtaccacatcagtttgtaaaagttttttttgtaaaatttgtttataagccTAGCAGTTCTCCAAATAAAATGAGATGTGCTTCTCAATAACAGCATTAAGATAGAAGAGACAAtacaaataagaaaacaaatagaagtcaataaatcaaaaaacaagGCCTTTTTTAAGAGCCGCTGGAGGTgataaacaaaagtaaaagttaaaagccttagggtttgtttgggtgcatatttgagaggcttaaaagtgcatttaacacttaaaaaatcgGTTCGAAGAAAAATTATCCATTtggtagaaaaaattaaaagcgtttttaagagtccaaaaagcctaaaaatggccaaaatgcacttttgattaaaacttgaaaataaaatttttattaaaaaaaaaaaaactttttatttatttaaaaactctatttttttataaaaacacaaCTAGTGGAAAAAATACTGTCGAGAACCGAATGGAATCCGTAGACAATTGTTtgaataataaatcaaaaggTTCTCAgcttcatattttatttatttattttataaaaaagcaAAGAACACTTTTGTCTTCTTTAGCCTAATTCACTTCATCGACGTCAAAAGCTTTTCTAATACTGAGACTATTAGCCTCGAGGTCCCACACGTTGTCGCTAGCTATTTCTCACGCACAAACAGAAATCGTGTTCAATTTGTGCACTTCAtgttcatttttaatattaatatataaccCACAATAAAAACACAGATAGAGAGATCACAAATCTGTGCAGGCAGAAATGGAGTTGGAAAAGAATGCGTACCGAGCACATTGTTTGGCCTTGACCTATCCAGTCCAAGGCCACATTAATCCTCTCCTCGAATTCTCCAAGCGTTTGGAGCACAAAGGAGTAAAAGTTACTCTGGTTACCACCCACTTCATCTCCAAGACCATTCACAAAGAAGCTGCCACCAGCTCCATTGCCCTGGAGACCATCTCCGACGGCTACGATGAAGATGGGAGAGCGCAAGCAGAGAGTATCAAGGCCTATTTGGAGCGCTTTCGGCGAGTTGGGTCACAAACTCTGGCTGAGCTCCTTGAGAAACTCTCTACCTCAGGTTGTCCTGTTGATTGTATTGTTTATGATACCTACTTGCCTTGGGCTCTAGATGTTGCAAAAAAGTTTGGATTACTAGGGGCTGCGTTTTTCACTCAATCTTGTGttgttaataatatatataatcatgtcCACAAAGGAGTCTTGAAAGTCCCTCTTTCAGAGACTGAAATTTTGCTTCCTGGGTTGCCACCACTTGAATCTCAAGATATGCCGTCCTTTATTTATGATTCCGTATCATACCCGGCACTCTTTGACATGTTTGTGGGTCAATTCACCAACCTTGGTCAAGCTGATTGGGTTTTTGTCAACACATTTTATGAGTTGGAGCAagaggtaattttttttttcttcagatgATATTGAAAACTAAGCTGAATGATGTTGTTGATGAACTATTTTGTATAGGTGGTGGATTGGATGGCAAAGCTATGGCCGTTGAGAACAATAGGACCAACTATACCATCAATGTTCCTAGACAAGCGACTTGAAGATGACAAAAATTATGGTTTTGACATCTTCAAACCAAACACGGATACCTGCATGAAATGGTTAAATGGTCGACCAAAGGGGTCGGTTGTTTATGTTTCGTTCGGGAGTCTGGTGGCTTTTGAAGTTGAACAAATGGAAGAAATAGCTTGGGGATTGAGAATGAGCAATAGATGCTTCTTGTGGGTTGTAAGGGAAGCGGAGGAGGAAAAGCTCCCCAAAAACTTCGTGGAGGAGACGTCAGAGAAGGGATTGGTGGTTCGTTGGTGTCCTCAGTTGGAGGTGTTGGCTCACGAGGCAGTGGGATGCTTTGTGACACATTGTGGATGGAACTCTACTTTGGAGGCTTTTAGCTTGGGGGTGCCGATGGTTGGAGTTCCATATTGGTCCGACCAGAAGACGAATGCAAAGTATATTATGGATGTTTGGAAGATGGGGCTGAAACCTCCGACTGATGAGAATGGAATAGTCCGGCGAGAAGCAGCAGAACATTGCATCAGGGAAAtaatggagggagagagaggaaaagagaTAAAGCAAAATGCCTTTAAGTGGAGGAAGTTGGCCAAAGAGGCTGTTGACGAGGGTGGAAGTTCTGATAAAAACATTGAAGAATTTGTAGCTAAATTGGTCCACTCTTAATTCCTAGccggataaaaaaaaaaaaaaaaattcctagcCGAAACTTCATATCTGTTTCCTAAGTTGCAGCTGCTTCTTCGTCCATTTTGAGTGATCATGTAATGTAATGAACTAGATAAAGTGGGTTTTAATGagttattttgtataaaaattagGCTATTTTATTATGAGTGCTTTAAGGTATCATTCTGTAATGACTCTTGAATATGGCACGTTACAATTGcaaattgagtatattttcatcatattcttgttttttatgttgtaaaaaaaccTTTGAGCTAAAAAatgtcttttgattttcttaagAAGATCAATCGTCTCTGAAAAAATAAAGGAggaaggaaaattctttttgaccaTCTCAacaacatgccacatttttaatatatgatattttttaagtgtttcgATGCCTAACAACAATggaaattttataatttgagaatcaacattcatttatatatatatatatatatatatatatatatatatatatatatatatctttttcctTGTCTTCTTTTATTGGTTTTGATAGATCGGTCATGAATAACAGGATCCGTGGTATCGTTTTGGTAGATGTCACATGGCAAACTAGAAGCCTGACAACATTTCTATTAAATATTTGGGtggaaaaaaggacaaaaatgagtaatttgaaaattacggattatctaataaaaactaaattttttttttttttttaaaaaaacaatttttacaaagcattaacaaacaaaactcccctaaacaaataattacataaataattatctaatttattaataatttaaacatttaagtGCAATCTTTATTCCCTTGTCCggaatatattttgttttttcatggTCAAGTCGAAAGAGCAGGCATCAATTTCAAAAGGaattcaataattataatttcaaaatgtCTTTGGTGGTCTTTGAcaatcccttttctttttcctttttgcaaaaatatcaaaacattaGTACAagatacttacaaaaaaaataaaaatactacaaacttttttcacctttatgtcacatatccaccaaaacatagaaaaatatcTCATAAAAATCTTTTTACTATTTCATACTTCTTGTAGCATATTGAACCTTATGCAAATTATAGCACTTTTGGGGATCATGATCCCCTCCcattatttgaagaaaatgagaatctcatattctCAATTTTGACGTTCAATTTGATCGTACGGACCATAGCTTGTCATGTGTTccattataaattaaatattaaaatattaattaacttttaaaaaataaatacaaataaaaataataaaaaaataaaatcaaataacaaaaaaataataaaatagttggGGTGACTGGCCACCCTAGTTGagtttaggggtggcttcggccacccccaagggagccacccccaaggcccaaaaaaaatttttaatttttttttttaatttgaaccttgggggtggccggaccaccccaaagggctatgggggtggtttcggccacacCCAGTcggcccttgagggtggccgaagccacccctgaTCCACCTTcaagggccaaacccattaTTAGAActcattattttcttaaaatgggtttggccattgggggtggcctatCCATCCCCAAGGGCTatggggggtggccgaagccatccCCAAAAGccaattgggggtggccgaagccaccctcaTTGCCtatgggggtggtccggccacctccaAAGTCCAAAtctgaaaaaatttcaatttttttttggcccttgggacCCCTAAGGGCGAAGCCACCCcagcttttttattattttttaaaagttaattaatatttttagtatttaatttatagtaagACACGTGGCAAGCTGTATGATCAAATTGGACGGTCAGGATTGagaatatgagattctcattttCTACCAATAATTAATGAGAGGGAATCCTGATCCCACTTTTGGACCCTATAAATAGTTTTATTCTTGgtcaagtaaaaaacaaaaaaaaaaacaaaaaaggaagcataatatcaatttacaaaacaaattcattaattttgttttaatcacCATTTGCGGATGAGTAAGGGAAAGAATCAGCATTCGCCACGTCAGAACTCTCTTAATTTAATGCTATCAAGCGATTAGAAAGCGCAGGAAAAGGAAGGCCGGTGTTTGCGGTGCATAAAGGCACATGGGAGAGAGTTTCCTGGTGATTGGAGTCTACGCCGAAGATCGGTGGACAGGTGTTTTAGGTTATGTACAGATT from Corylus avellana chromosome ca1, CavTom2PMs-1.0 encodes the following:
- the LOC132188960 gene encoding mogroside IE synthase-like, yielding MELEKNAYRAHCLALTYPVQGHINPLLEFSKRLEHKGVKVTLVTTHFISKTIHKEAATSSIALETISDGYDEDGRAQAESIKAYLERFRRVGSQTLAELLEKLSTSGCPVDCIVYDTYLPWALDVAKKFGLLGAAFFTQSCVVNNIYNHVHKGVLKVPLSETEILLPGLPPLESQDMPSFIYDSVSYPALFDMFVGQFTNLGQADWVFVNTFYELEQEVVDWMAKLWPLRTIGPTIPSMFLDKRLEDDKNYGFDIFKPNTDTCMKWLNGRPKGSVVYVSFGSLVAFEVEQMEEIAWGLRMSNRCFLWVVREAEEEKLPKNFVEETSEKGLVVRWCPQLEVLAHEAVGCFVTHCGWNSTLEAFSLGVPMVGVPYWSDQKTNAKYIMDVWKMGLKPPTDENGIVRREAAEHCIREIMEGERGKEIKQNAFKWRKLAKEAVDEGGSSDKNIEEFVAKLVHS